A single region of the Schizosaccharomyces osmophilus chromosome 3, complete sequence genome encodes:
- the wtf41 gene encoding wtf meiotic driver (syntenic with wtf7 in CBS 15792) — translation MKNKYTPISDSDDSSKTLSDEKADSRSSPSDGTPPPYSASNKFIDLEMADGSAQNSAQESVNNIRSDPLTNKEWWKDFSVGIMTIIAILYNTVFLAIVFGYKVSPYTNVFYGLAGGSIGSIFIFLFTILVTYPEWYTQAGRATKKYIKKGGGAPAVCKALITLIIFNGVGGGALKLSGSFEYIHSAVVLIVLAVLNICLFVLLIRNPNAFENMTLIPPTINRISRNGPPRNEEIEFQPLAEQSANA, via the exons atgaaaaacaaatatactcctatttcagattctgatgactcttccaaaacgctcAGTGATGAAAAGGCAGATAGTCGGTCGTCTCCTTCTGATGGTACGCCTCCTCCGTATTCAG cttcaaacaaatttatcGATTTAGAAATGGCTGATGGATCCGCTCAGAATTCCGCCCAAGAATCTGTTAATAACATCAGGTCGGACCCTTTAACGAATAAAGAGTGGTGGAAAGACTTTTCCGTAGGCATAATGACTATTATAGctattttatataataCTGTTTTTCTAGCCATAGTTTTTGGTTACAAGGTTTCTCCGTATACGAATGTTTTTTACGGGCTTGCTGGCGGTTCTATTGGatccatttttattttcctatTTA CGATTCTTGTAACCTATCCGGAATGGTACACGCAAGCTGGAAGAGCAACAAAGAAGTACATTAAGAAAGGTGGAGGAGCGCCAGCTGTGTGTAAAGCCCTAATTACActcattattttcaatggaGTTGGGGGTGGTGCTTTAAAATTATCAGGAAGCTTTGAATATATACATTCAGCTGTGGTGTTGATCGTTTTAGCTGTACTGAACATATGCTTGTTTGTTCTTCTCATTC GAAACCCAAAtgcatttgaaaatatgACTCTTATCCCACCTACA ATCAACAGAATTAGCAGGAATGGTCCACCTCGtaacgaagaaatcgaaTTTCAACCTCTTGCTGAGCAAAGTGCTAATGCTTGA